One window of Coregonus clupeaformis isolate EN_2021a unplaced genomic scaffold, ASM2061545v1 scaf3829, whole genome shotgun sequence genomic DNA carries:
- the LOC123490396 gene encoding mitoguardin 1-like — protein MEALTSSDSTSLNYLTHAGRMVLSGLSELNQQDVRQFQQAYDLLVNFINEPANRERLEQEMALVGIDRINFADVFL, from the exons ATGGAG GCTCTGACATCCTCAGACAGTACCTCCCTCAATTACCTCACCCACGCTGGGAGGATGGTGTTGAGTGGACTATCCGAGCTCAACCAGCAG gatgtgaggcAGTTTCAGCAGGCCTACGACCTACTGGTGAACTTCATTAATGAGCCAGCAAACAGGGAGCGACTAGAGCAGGAGATGGCTCTCGTAGGA ATCGACCGCATCAACTTCGCAGATGTTTTTTTATGA